GGCACCAGGAACATTAGCAGCACCTTTATAATACTCTTCCTGAACACTTTTCCTAGCAGGAAATGCCCTTCCATTCTTAGCTAACAATGACAATGCCTCTTTACTAGTAAAATAAGAAACTACTTTAAAAGCCTCTTCAGGATATTTTGTCTTGGCATATATACCAAATCCAGAGCCTTGTACATATGTCGTTCTCTTGCCTGACGTTGGCGATAGTGGCGTAGGAGCTACAGCAAAATTAAATTTTGTATTTTTCTTTGTATTTATTAGACTCCACGGGCCGTCGTAGTACATTCCAATATGCCCCGCATACCAACGGTCAGATAAAGAATTTGCCGTTAAATCCGATAAGGTAGGGGCAACGTGATACACATTTATAAGATCTGCAAACCACTGAATCGACTCAATAGCCTTGGGATTGTTAAATGTGATCTGATCTTTGCTTTTATCGACATAATCACCGCCGTTAGATATAATATAATGCATATTGGTCCACCATGCTCCATCAAGGGCAAAACCAAAGTCGTGATTTTTGGGATTGGTCATTTTCTTAGCAGCATCTAGTAAGTCATTCCATGTCCACTTATCAGTAGGATAAGATACCTTATATTTGTCAAACATGTCTTTGTTATAGAAAAGAATAAGTGGTCCAAAATCATAAGGTAATGCATACGTTTTACCATCATAACACAATTCATTTAACATATCTGCAAAAAAGTCATCTATATCAAGTTGCTGTTGTTTTATATAGCCATCAAGCGGCAACAATGCATTCCTTTGAGCATATTCACGTGCCTTTGTCCAATGTATGCCCACTACATCTGCAGCTGTTCCACCGGCAACTTGTGCAGGTAACTTTTGCCAATAAGTATTCCAATCAACCGTCTCTAACTTTACATTTATATTTGGATACTTTTTTGTGACATCCCGTGCTATCTGCTGCCACAATTCCCTATCCTCAGCCCCAGCCCAAAACTGGACCCTGATTGTGACTTGTTTGTTTTTACCAACATCTTTATTTGATCCATTAGAGGGTTTACTGCCAGATGAGTTACAACTAGAAAGTATCAG
The genomic region above belongs to Caldanaerobius polysaccharolyticus DSM 13641 and contains:
- a CDS encoding ABC transporter substrate-binding protein, which produces MKTKKKKNIVLLSIIFSLILILSSCNSSGSKPSNGSNKDVGKNKQVTIRVQFWAGAEDRELWQQIARDVTKKYPNINVKLETVDWNTYWQKLPAQVAGGTAADVVGIHWTKAREYAQRNALLPLDGYIKQQQLDIDDFFADMLNELCYDGKTYALPYDFGPLILFYNKDMFDKYKVSYPTDKWTWNDLLDAAKKMTNPKNHDFGFALDGAWWTNMHYIISNGGDYVDKSKDQITFNNPKAIESIQWFADLINVYHVAPTLSDLTANSLSDRWYAGHIGMYYDGPWSLINTKKNTKFNFAVAPTPLSPTSGKRTTYVQGSGFGIYAKTKYPEEAFKVVSYFTSKEALSLLAKNGRAFPARKSVQEEYYKGAANVPGAQEALEKCLADEVAPYVTANWTEADNFITQNVLQPIYFGKAKAADIIPKMDQQIREISSKVTK